In Perognathus longimembris pacificus isolate PPM17 chromosome 3, ASM2315922v1, whole genome shotgun sequence, a single window of DNA contains:
- the Cysltr2 gene encoding cysteinyl leukotriene receptor 2, producing MSEMEPNGTSNDHDMNCVIENFKQEYYPIIYPIIFMWGVLGNGFSAYIFLQPFKKSTSGNVFMLNLAISDLLFTITLPFRADYYLRGSDWKFGDVACRIMSYSLYVNMYTSIYFLTVLSVVRFLATVHPLQFLHITSIRSAWILCAVIWVFIMASSSVLLKSGAEKKGNITLCLELNPQKREKLLVMNHIALVVGFLIPFFTLTTCYLLIIRVLLKVEIPELGLRASHRKALTTIVIALVIFLLCFLPYHTLRTLHLLTWHKDSCGDWLHKAVVITLSLASANCCFNPFLYYFAGENFKDRLKVVLSKEGLQKAKMKFRLPICV from the coding sequence ATGTCTGAAATGGAACCAAATGGAACCTCGAACGACCACGACATGAACTGCGTGATCGAAAACTTCAAGCAAGAATATTACCCAATCATATATCCAATAATATTTATGTGGGGAGTCTTGGGAAATGgcttttctgcatatattttcctACAACCTTTTAAGAAGTCGACATCTGGGAATGTTTTCATGCTCAATCTCGCTATTTCAGATCTCTTGTTCACAATCACTCTGCCCTTTCGGGCTGACTACTATTTAAGGGGTTCCGACTGGAAATTTGGGGACGTGGCCTGCAGAATTATGTCTTATTCCTTGTATGTGAACATGTACACCAGCATCTACTTCCTAACTGTGCTGAGTGTTGTGCGTTTCCTGGCCACCGTCCACCCCCTCCAGTTCCTCCACATCACCAGCATCAGGAGTGCCTGGATTCTGTGTGCAGTCATCTGGGTCTTTATCATGGCTTCCTCCTCAGTGCTTCTGAAGAGTGGCGCAGAGAAGAAGGGCAACATCACCTTATGTTTGGAACTGAATCCTCAAAAGCGCGAAAAGCTGCTGGTCATGAACCACATTGCCTTGGTGGTAGGCTTTCTGATACCATTCTTCACACTCACCACCTGTTACCTGCTGATCATTCGGGTCCTGTTAAAGGTAGAGATTCCAGAACTGGGCCTGCGGGCTTCTCACAGGAAGGCTCTGACCACCATTGTCATTGCCTTGGTCATCTTCCTATTGTGTTTCCTGCCTTATCACACACTGAGGACCCTCCATCTGCTCACGTGGCACAAGGACTCGTGTGGAGATTGGCTGCATAAAGCTGTGGTCATCACCTTGTCCTTGGCTTCTGCCAACTGCTGCTTCAATCCTTTCCTCTACTACTTTGCTGGGGAGAATTTCAAGGATCGATTAAAGGTTGTACTCAGTAAAGAAGGTCTACAGAAGGCAAAGATGAAATTCAGACTTCCTATTTGTGTGTGA